A window from Theobroma cacao cultivar B97-61/B2 chromosome 3, Criollo_cocoa_genome_V2, whole genome shotgun sequence encodes these proteins:
- the LOC108661200 gene encoding uncharacterized protein LOC108661200 gives MPFEAAQTLVVFFTAMAGQAQTSQVPPIVPPATLSILPVQDVSISKKLKEARQLGCASFTGDLDTTVAKDWINQVSETLSDMRLDDDLKLMVATRLLEKRARTWWNSVKSRSTTLQIWSDFLREFDGQYFTYFHQKEKKREFLSLKQGNLTVEEYEARFNVLMLYVLDLVKSEQDQANYFKEGLRNEIRERMIVTGKEPHKEVVQMALRAEKLSNENRRMRVESAKRRNPSVSFSQPPKGARIHLYKEVIPLFQ, from the coding sequence ATGCCTTTTGAGGCAGCACAGACATTGGTAGTTTTCTTCACCGCaatggctggtcaagctcagACTAGTCAGGTTCCACCTATAGTGCCTCCAGCTACTCTTTCAATTCTGCCAGTACAAGATGTATCTATTTCCAAGAAGTTGAAGGAGGCTAGACAATTAGGTTGTGCTTCTTTTACGGGCGATTTGGATACCACCGTAGCCAAAGATTGGATTAATCAAGTTTCGGAGACACTATCTGATATGAGGTTGGATGATGACCTAAAGTtgatggtggctacgagattgCTAGAAAAGAGAGCTCGTACCtggtggaattcggtgaagtcccgttccactaCTCTTCAGATATGGTCAGActttttaagagaatttgatggtcagtatttcacttatttccatcagaaagaaaagaagagagaatttttgagtttgaaacaggggAATTTAACGGTAGAGGAGTACGAGGCTCGTTTTAATGTGTTAATGTTATATGTGCtagatctggtgaaatctgagcaggatcaggccAATTATTTtaaggaagggctccgtaatgagattagagagcggaTGATAGTGACTGGTAAGGAGCCGCATAAGGAAGTAGTGCAAATGGCTTTAAGGGCTGAGAAGCTCTCaaatgaaaataggagaatGCGAGTTGAGTCTGCAAAGAGGAGGAATCCGAGTGTATCCTTCAGCCAGCCACCAAAAGGGGCAAGGATTCACTTGTATAAGGAGGTAATACCTCTGTTCCAGTAA
- the LOC18604574 gene encoding uncharacterized protein LOC18604574, with the protein MGGGRAPKDPPDKEEERPSPSSSPWLPPSLAGVRLADAPILLLVYFHEAIRTELSELRRVAVAAAADEKSESHSREFAVELSGRFEFLKLVCKYHCAAEDEVVFLALDAHVKNVACTYSLEHESIDDLFDSVFCCLNVFDGSKSTSKASQELVFCIGTIQSSICKHMLKEEKQVFPLLVKQFSSQEQASLVWQFIGSIPIILLEDFLPWMISFFHPDVQEEITNCIKDVVPKEKSLQEVVVSWLGKKHQTTFGFHTELAKGVRPLDGPATIKGKFNFNFIKRPLGWKKVYCFQTSVGNNPVDGLLLWHSAIQKDLKEILLELHQIKISSCFQNIDFVVHQLKFLVDIIIFYSNALEKFFYPVLVDVSNSQLSLPTQHLYIACHIEHLQYLLHYNDQKGWATNEFAEKLFHKLESFVMNVDKQFGLQEKEVFSIISKNCSQEMQQQLLCMSLHVLPLGLLKLVITWFAAHLSEDESRSILRNINQGSSLVNKSFASLLLEWFHIGYSGKTSVESFRRDLEKMFSSRCSFLPEPIKEDAESSCLLSDMLPCKGPKSELVKPVFVNKEKKGFSFSSADSHGIKQFDTSYCSGINLHIFFPKTIRASYSFSKFPGEKSCVDSAVTEPLPMDLIFFFHRAQKKDLDYLVLGSAQLAENVGFLMEFRQHFNLIQLLYQIHSDAEDEIAFPALEAKGKLQNISHSYTIDHKLEVENFSKISLILDEMYELHITPSNGESKTLDRVVRHQQLCVNLHDACKSMHKLLSDHVHREEVELWPLFRECFSLEEQEKIIRSMLGRTGAEILQDMIPWLMASLTPDEQQSVMSLWHKATRNTMFDEWLEEWWEGHKIAKAAEESTTPSWTTDPLEIISTYLPKVLDEQEAICDNFLSANSIGADIERLGMSNLDHKAKAFKGDEKFSECSGLFSRSNDKKSNEVADWMNMTNKPCQNFQVTENSGQCKHVLTMSQEDLEAAIRRVFSDTSFDPERKAHVMQNLLMSRWILKQQVYNLEVNKSHNGGEIPGQHPSYRDPRKLALGCKHYKRNCKLFAACCNQLYTCIRCHDEVADHSLDRKSVTKMMCMKCLIIQPIASMCSTASCNDLSMGKYYCRICKLFDDERQIYHCPYCNLCRVGKGLGIDYFHCMNCNACMSRSLSLHICREKSFEDNCPICHEDIFTSSAPVKALPCGHLMHSICFQDYTCTHYTCPICSKSLGDMQVYFRMLDALLAEEKIPDEYHGRTQVILCNDCEKKGTAPFHWLYHKCSNCGSYNTRVL; encoded by the exons ATGGGCGGTGGCCGCGCTCCAAAAGACCCGCCGGACAAGGAGGAGGAGCGACCCTCACCGTCGTCGTCTCCATGGCTGCCTCCTTCGTTGGCCGGTGTACGGCTCGCCGATGCTCCTATACTTCTCCTGGTTTACTTCCATGAGGCTATACGCACAGAGCTTTCTGAGCTACGGCGCGTGGCAGTTGCTGCTGCTGCGGATGAGAAGAGTGAGTCACACTCGCGGGAATTTGCGGTTGAGCTGTCTGGAAGGTTCGAGTTTCTTAAGCTTGTTTGTAAGTATCACTGCGCTGCTGAAGATGAG GTTGTCTTTCTAGCACTGGATGCACATGTTAAAAATGTGGCTTGTACATATTCGCTGGAGCATGAAAGTATAGACGATCTCTTTGATTCTGTTTTCTGTTGCTTGAATGTATTCGATGGAAGTAAAAGTACCTCCAAAGCATCGCAAGAACTCGTATTTTGCATTGGCACCATCCAGTCTTCTATTTGCAAGCATAtgttgaaagaagaaaagcag GTTTTCCCTTTGCTGGTAAAGCAGTTTTCTTCCCAAGAACAAGCTTCTCTGGTGTGGCAATTCATTGGGAGCATCCCTATAATTCTGCTGGAGGATTTTCTACCATGGATGATCTCCTTTTTTCATCCAGATGTGCAAGAAGAAATTACAAATTGTATAAAAGATGTTGTACCAAAGGAAAAATCATTGCAGGAG GTGGTAGTATCCTGGCTTGGTAAGAAACACCAGACCACGTTTGGGTTTCACACTGAGCTTGCAAAAGGAGTTCGACCTCTTGATGGACCAGCCACTATCAAAGGcaaattcaatttcaatttcattaaGAGGCCTCTTGGATGGAAGAAGGTGTACTGTTTCCAAACAAGTGTTGGAAATAATCCAGTTGATGGTCTTCTTCTCTGGCACAGTGCCATTCaaaaagatttgaaagaaattCTACTAGAGCtgcatcaaataaaaatatcaagcTGCTTTCAAAATATAGATTTTGTTGTTCACCAACTGAAATTCCTTGtagatatcataatcttttacag CAATGCATTGGAGAAGTTCTTTTACCCTGTCCTAGTTGATGTTTCCAACAGTCAGCTGTCTCTACCCACCCAACATCTCTATATTGCGTGTCATATTGAGCATTTACAGTACTTGCTACACTATAATGATCAAAAGGGGTGGGCAACAAATGAGTTTGCGGAGAAGCTGTTCCACAAACTGGAGTCCTTTGTGATGAATGTTGACAAACAATTTGGGTTACAAGAAAAGGAG GTATTCTCCATTATTAGCAAGAATTGCAGCCAAGAAATGCAGCAGCAGCTTCTGTGCATGAGCCTTCATGTGTTGCCACTTGGGTTGTTAAAACTTGTGATTACCTGGTTTGCAGCTCATTTATCTGAGGATGAATCTAGGTCCATTCTGCGGAATATAAACCAGGGAAGTTCCTTGGTCAATAAATCTTTTGCATCCCTCCTATTGGAGTGGTTCCATATAGGTTATTCAGGAAAAACCTCAGTTGAAAGTTTCAGGAGGGACTTGGAGAAAATGTTCAGCAGCAGATGCTCTTTTCTTCCTGAGCCGATTAAGGAAGATGCTGAATCCTCTTGCTTACTTTCAGATATGTTACCTTGTAAAGGACCTAAATCTGAGCTAGTTAAACCAGTTTTTGTcaacaaggaaaagaagggtttctctttttcttctgctGACTCCCATGGCATTAAGCAGTTTGATACATCATACTGCAGTGGAATCAATCTGCATAtattttttcccaaaacaataagGGCATCATactctttttcaaaatttccaggTGAAAAGAGTTGTGTTGATTCTGCTGTTACTGAACCATTACCAATGGatctaattttcttcttccataGGGCTCAAAAGAAAGATTTAGATTACCTTGTCCTTGGTTCAGCTCAGCTGGCTGAAAATGTTGGGTTTCTCATGGAGTTCCGCCAACACTTCAATTTGATACAGCTCTTATATCAGATCCACAGCGATGCAGAAGATGAGATTGCCTTTCCAGCTTTGGAAGCAAAGGGGAAACTCCAAAACATCAGCCACTCCTACACCATAGACCATAAACTGGAAGTTGAAAACTTCAGTAAAATATCCCTCATTTTAGATGAGATGTATGAATTGCACATTACACCTTCTAATGGTGAATCAAAGACACTGGACAGGGTGGTGAGGCACCAGCAGCTCTGTGTTAATCTCCATGATGCATGCAAATCAATGCATAAGTTACTATCTGATCATGTGCATCGCGAAGAAGTTGAACTTTGGCCCTTATTTAGAGAATGTTTCTCCCTTGAGGAGCAAGAAAAGATCATAAGAAGCATGCTTGGAAGAACAGGAGCAGAAATATTACAAGATATGATACCCTGGCTTATGGCATCTTTGACTCCCGATGAACAGCAATCTGTTATGTCCTTATGGCACAAAGCTACAAGAAATACAATGTTTGATGAATGGTTAGAAGAATGGTGGGAAGGACATAAAATAGCCAAGGCAGCAGAGGAATCAACTACTCCTTCTTGGACAACAGATCCATTGGAGATTATCTCAACATACTTGCCTAAAGTCCTTGATGAACAAGAAGCCATTTGTGACAATTTTTTAAGTGCTAATTCCATTGGTGCTGATATTGAGCGGTTAGGAATGTCCAATTTAGATCATAAAGCAAAGGCTTTTAAAGGAGATGAAAAGTTTTCTGAATGTTCAGGACTGTTTAGTAGGAGCAATGACAAGAAAAGCAATGAAGTAGCTGATTGGATGAACATGACCAACAAAccatgtcaaaattttcaagtgaCTGAGAACTCTGGGCAATGCAAGCATGTCCTGACAATGAGTCAAGAAGATCTAGAGGCTGCCATAAGAAGAGTGTTCTCTGACACATCCTTCGATCCTGAAAGGAAAGCACATGTGATGCAGAACTTGCTAATGAG CCGTTGGATTCTTAAGCAACAGGTATATAATTTAGAAGTAAACAAATCACATAATGGAGGAGAAATTCCCGGTCAGCATCCATCTTATCGGGACCCACGAAAACTAGCTTTGGGTTGCAAACACTACAAGAGGAACTGTAAGCTTTTTGCTGCATGTTGCAACCAGCTCTATACATGCATTCGTTGCCATGATGAGGTGGCTGATCATTCATTGGATAG AAAATCTGTCACAAAAATGATGTGCATGAAATGCTTGATAATTCAGCCAATTGCATCCATGTGCTCAACCGCTTCCTGCAATGATCTATCCATGGGAAAATATTATTGCAGAATATGCAAgttatttgatgatgaaag GCAAATTTATCACTGCCCTTACTGTAATCTCTGTCGAGTGGGGAAGGGATTGGGTATTGACTACTTTCATTGCATGAATTGCAATGCCTGCATGTCACGATCTCTATCACTGCACATATGCAGGGAAAAGAGTTTTGAGGACAATTGTCCTATTTGCCATGAAGACATCTTCACCTCCAGCGCTCCAGTAAAGGCACTTCCATGTGGGCATTTAATGCATTCAATTTGTTTTCAG GACTATACTTGTACACACTACACGTGCCCAATCTGTAGCAAGTCACTTGGGGACATGCAG GTCTATTTTAGGATGTTGGATGCATTGTTGGCTGAAGAGAAAATCCCAGATGAATATCATGGCCGAACTCAG GTCATACTATGCAATGACtgtgaaaaaaaaggaactGCTCCCTTCCATTGGCTATATCACAAATGCTCAAACTGTGGCTCATATAACACCAGGGTTCTCTGA